A region from the Pseudomonas sp. KU26590 genome encodes:
- a CDS encoding glycine betaine ABC transporter substrate-binding protein: protein MKKLCTLIMGACLALSGFVQAADSTPERPVLRVGARVFTEQALLAEITAQYLREKGYDVQVTGGLGSSLARSAQESGQLDMLWEYTGVSLVNYNHVDEKLDSDQTYQRVKELDAKRGLIWLSPSRFNNTYALALPDKIAQKYPQVNTMSDLTAILKDEAKEGHIVALDTEFANRSDGLVGMVKHYDMNLSRENTRQMDAGLVYTALRNGQVFAGLVYTTDGRLDAFKLKVLKDDKHYFPDYTAAPVIRKDYLDKHPQLAEQLKPLAALLDDKTMRGLNARIDVDHENLATVASDFLRSHPINPSADSVPVPPATAAKQEGKP, encoded by the coding sequence ATGAAGAAGTTATGCACATTGATCATGGGCGCGTGCCTGGCGCTGTCTGGATTCGTCCAGGCGGCCGACAGCACCCCTGAAAGACCGGTATTGCGCGTTGGCGCACGGGTCTTTACCGAACAGGCGCTGCTGGCCGAAATCACCGCGCAGTATCTGCGTGAGAAGGGCTATGACGTTCAGGTCACCGGCGGTCTGGGCAGCAGCTTGGCGCGCAGTGCCCAAGAGTCCGGCCAGTTGGACATGTTGTGGGAATACACCGGCGTTTCGCTGGTGAACTACAACCATGTCGATGAAAAACTCGACAGCGATCAGACCTACCAAAGGGTAAAGGAACTGGACGCGAAGAGGGGCCTGATCTGGCTTTCTCCGTCCAGGTTCAACAACACCTACGCGCTGGCCCTGCCTGACAAAATTGCGCAGAAGTACCCGCAGGTCAACACCATGTCCGATCTGACCGCCATCCTCAAGGATGAGGCGAAGGAAGGACACATCGTTGCGCTCGACACCGAGTTCGCCAACCGTTCCGATGGTCTGGTGGGCATGGTCAAGCACTACGACATGAACCTGAGCCGTGAAAACACCCGTCAGATGGATGCAGGGCTGGTCTACACCGCGCTGCGCAACGGGCAGGTGTTTGCAGGGCTCGTTTACACCACCGACGGTCGTCTGGATGCCTTCAAATTGAAGGTGCTCAAAGACGACAAGCACTATTTCCCGGACTACACCGCCGCGCCAGTGATCCGCAAGGACTACCTGGACAAGCATCCGCAGCTGGCCGAGCAGCTCAAGCCGCTCGCGGCATTGCTGGATGACAAGACCATGCGCGGGTTGAACGCGCGTATCGACGTCGACCATGAAAACCTGGCGACCGTGGCCTCTGACTTCCTGCGTTCGCACCCGATCAATCCTTCTGCCGATAGCGTGCCGGTCCCGCCGGCGACGGCAGCAAAACAGGAGGGGAAACCATGA
- a CDS encoding alpha-xenorhabdolysin family binary toxin subunit A, which yields MSQSEQDLITVAATAPEALFSSSVATPETDTRDTGLILTKDQIKSLKKYEIAGLALPTELKDVIAYLGYESGAGKGLEATDFQETFQLVNGHARLWNPLRTDMLTVNTKLAVFAESVGTYHEAMEDVFKSIKALELVDEHGINTLEDLRKFEINSGITFPDIKALDRSDLGYFLDQILEKIKEQAIEATRIKERLKTFGEALDGKVLFGIKQKLSLMDNHSVGSEIKALQVKIDERSTAIDDKNKEYKELVMQAVGSVFGNLAMLIYSSVEAEKIRKERNRLSNEQEKDIALMDQKNRILASLGRVRMDFQNLDLVVIDADIATKNLITVWNSLHTFIAASATEIKDIHDGLSMRRFRNQFNLVVKPWETIKVDAKKLEGVFAAADREFKEEYGV from the coding sequence ATGTCTCAATCAGAACAAGACCTTATCACCGTCGCAGCGACGGCGCCTGAGGCACTTTTCAGTTCATCCGTTGCAACACCTGAAACCGATACTCGGGACACCGGTCTGATCTTGACCAAAGATCAGATCAAAAGTCTCAAGAAATATGAAATCGCCGGACTGGCCCTTCCGACCGAACTAAAAGACGTCATCGCCTATCTGGGCTATGAAAGCGGTGCTGGTAAGGGCCTGGAGGCCACGGACTTTCAGGAGACGTTCCAACTCGTCAATGGTCACGCCAGACTGTGGAATCCATTGCGCACGGATATGCTGACCGTCAACACCAAACTGGCGGTGTTCGCCGAATCAGTTGGAACCTATCACGAGGCCATGGAGGACGTTTTCAAAAGCATAAAGGCATTGGAACTGGTCGACGAACACGGTATCAACACACTTGAAGATCTGCGCAAATTCGAAATCAACTCGGGGATAACATTCCCCGACATCAAAGCACTAGACCGCAGTGATCTCGGTTATTTCCTGGATCAAATACTTGAAAAAATAAAGGAGCAGGCGATCGAAGCAACTCGAATCAAAGAGCGGCTGAAAACATTCGGCGAGGCATTAGACGGGAAAGTGCTCTTTGGCATCAAGCAAAAACTGTCTCTCATGGACAACCATTCCGTGGGCAGTGAAATCAAAGCGCTGCAGGTAAAAATTGATGAACGCTCAACGGCCATCGACGACAAGAACAAAGAATACAAAGAACTTGTGATGCAAGCCGTCGGCTCTGTCTTCGGCAATTTGGCCATGCTGATCTACTCCAGCGTCGAGGCTGAGAAAATCCGAAAGGAACGTAACAGGCTCTCCAATGAACAGGAGAAGGACATCGCGCTGATGGACCAGAAAAACAGGATTCTGGCGTCGCTGGGTCGTGTACGAATGGACTTTCAAAACCTGGATCTGGTTGTGATCGATGCCGACATCGCCACCAAAAACCTGATCACCGTCTGGAACTCGCTTCACACATTCATCGCTGCTTCCGCCACCGAAATCAAGGATATCCACGATGGGCTCTCCATGCGCAGATTCCGTAACCAATTCAACCTGGTGGTCAAACCTTGGGAAACCATCAAAGTCGATGCCAAAAAATTAGAAGGCGTGTTTGCAGCAGCCGACCGCGAATTCAAAGAAGAATACGGAGTTTAA
- a CDS encoding betaine/proline/choline family ABC transporter ATP-binding protein (Members of the family are the ATP-binding subunit of ABC transporters for substrates such as betaine, L-proline or other amino acids, choline, carnitine, etc. The substrate specificity is best determined from the substrate-binding subunit, rather than this subunit, as it interacts with the permease subunit and not with substrate directly.) — MIELQNLSKTFQSNGKEVKAVDSVSLTVNEGEICVFLGPSGCGKSTTLKMINRLIMPTSGKVLINGEDTTGLDEVTLRRNIGYVIQQIGLFPNMTIEENIVVVPKLLGWDKQKCHDRARELMSMIKLEPKQYLHRYPRELSGGQQQRIGVIRALAADAPLLLMDEPFGAVDPINREMIQNEFFEMQRALNKTVIMVSHDIDEAIKLGDKIAIFRAGKLLQIDHPDTLLAHPADDFVSNFVGQDSTLKRLLLVKAEDAADNAPSVSPETPVADALEIMDENDRRYVVVTDAENKAMGYVRRRDLHRQAGTCDQYLRPFNATAAYDEHLRILLSRMYEFNRSWLPVLDAENVFLGEVTQESIAAYLSSGQSRGMKTSIVSPAELVEQAALS; from the coding sequence ATGATCGAACTGCAAAATCTTTCCAAGACCTTCCAGAGCAACGGCAAGGAAGTGAAGGCCGTCGATTCAGTGAGCCTGACCGTCAATGAAGGCGAGATCTGTGTGTTCCTGGGTCCGTCGGGCTGCGGCAAAAGTACAACGCTGAAAATGATCAACCGCCTGATCATGCCGACCTCCGGCAAAGTGCTGATCAATGGCGAGGACACTACAGGCCTGGACGAAGTCACCCTGCGCCGCAACATCGGCTACGTGATCCAGCAGATCGGCCTGTTCCCCAACATGACCATCGAAGAAAACATCGTGGTCGTGCCCAAGCTCCTCGGTTGGGACAAGCAGAAATGCCACGACCGCGCCCGCGAACTGATGAGCATGATCAAGCTGGAACCCAAGCAGTATTTGCATCGCTACCCGCGCGAATTGTCGGGTGGTCAGCAACAGCGCATCGGCGTGATTCGTGCGCTGGCCGCAGACGCGCCTCTGCTGCTGATGGACGAGCCGTTCGGTGCGGTCGACCCGATCAACCGCGAGATGATCCAGAACGAGTTTTTCGAGATGCAGCGCGCGCTGAACAAGACCGTGATCATGGTCAGCCACGACATCGACGAAGCCATCAAGCTGGGCGACAAGATCGCCATCTTCCGCGCCGGCAAACTGCTGCAGATCGACCATCCGGACACCCTGCTGGCGCACCCGGCAGATGATTTCGTCAGCAACTTTGTCGGCCAGGACAGTACGCTCAAGCGCCTGTTGCTGGTCAAAGCCGAAGACGCGGCGGACAACGCGCCGTCCGTGAGCCCGGAAACCCCAGTCGCCGATGCGCTGGAAATCATGGACGAAAACGACCGCCGCTACGTTGTGGTCACCGATGCCGAAAACAAGGCGATGGGCTACGTCCGCCGCCGCGACCTGCACCGTCAGGCCGGCACGTGCGACCAATACCTGCGCCCGTTCAACGCCACCGCCGCCTACGACGAACACCTGCGCATCCTGCTGTCACGCATGTACGAGTTCAACCGCTCGTGGCTGCCGGTGCTGGATGCCGAGAATGTGTTCCTGGGTGAAGTGACGCAGGAATCCATCGCGGCTTACCTGAGCTCCGGCCAGTCGCGCGGGATGAAGACCAGCATTGTTTCGCCGGCTGAGTTGGTGGAACAGGCTGCGTTGAGTTGA
- a CDS encoding tetratricopeptide repeat protein codes for MTWNLRREEVLDGDQLRAMLEDSPASAARAILIAAQANIVDAQALLGQILLDGTGIERDPALALVWFQIAARHGHPMAQNMAGRCHEHGWGCEPDVAKAAEHYRLAAEAGLDWGFYNYGNLLATGRGVNKDQARALACYRKAAELGHAKSMNLVGRYLEEGLCCDQDLAGAYDWYQRSAEGGDFRGQFSYAAVLAEQGRIQEAVEWLEIALSIGNLKFLRVSRQVLLHAVHPEIHRLALDYHAKAAHLGDETDAATYRDLLNAL; via the coding sequence ATGACCTGGAATCTGCGACGTGAAGAGGTGCTCGATGGCGACCAGTTGCGCGCCATGCTTGAAGACAGCCCGGCCAGTGCCGCACGGGCGATTCTGATTGCGGCGCAGGCTAATATCGTCGACGCCCAGGCGCTGCTCGGACAGATCCTGCTCGACGGCACCGGCATTGAGCGCGACCCGGCGCTGGCGCTGGTCTGGTTTCAAATCGCCGCCCGTCACGGCCATCCCATGGCGCAGAACATGGCCGGCCGTTGCCATGAACATGGATGGGGCTGCGAGCCGGACGTTGCAAAGGCTGCCGAGCATTATCGTCTCGCCGCCGAGGCCGGGCTGGATTGGGGCTTTTACAACTACGGCAATCTTCTGGCGACCGGACGTGGCGTCAATAAAGATCAGGCTCGCGCGCTGGCGTGCTATCGCAAGGCGGCAGAACTGGGCCATGCCAAGTCGATGAACCTGGTGGGGCGTTATCTGGAAGAGGGTCTTTGCTGCGATCAGGATCTGGCTGGCGCTTACGACTGGTACCAGCGTTCGGCCGAAGGCGGCGACTTTCGCGGGCAGTTCAGTTACGCCGCAGTCTTGGCCGAACAAGGTCGTATCCAGGAGGCCGTTGAATGGCTCGAGATCGCGCTGAGCATCGGCAACCTTAAATTCCTGCGCGTCAGTCGCCAGGTCCTCTTGCACGCAGTCCACCCGGAAATTCACAGGTTGGCGCTGGATTACCATGCCAAAGCGGCACACCTTGGGGACGAAACGGACGCTGCGACCTATCGTGACCTCTTGAACGCTCTTTAA
- a CDS encoding type III PLP-dependent enzyme has product MSIQVEDYFEKSTFEKMKAFADKQETPFVVIDTAMIGKAYDDLRAGFEFASIYYAVKANPAVEVIDLLKEKGSSFDIASIYELDKVMDRGVSPDRISYGNTIKKSKDIRYFYEKGVRLFSTDSEADLRNIAKAAPGSKVYVRILTEGSTTADWPLSRKFGCQTDMAMDLLILARELGLVPYGISFHVGSQQRDISVWDAAIAKVKVIFERLKEEDGIVLKLINMGGGFPANYITRTNSLETYAEEIIRYLKEDFGDDLPEIILEPGRSLISNAGILVSEVVLVSRKSRTAVERWVYTDVGKFSGLIETMDEAIKFPIWTEKKGEMEEVVIAGPTCDSADIMYENYKYGLPLNLAIGDRLYWLSTGAYTTSYSAVEFNGFPPLKSFYV; this is encoded by the coding sequence ATGTCGATCCAGGTCGAAGACTATTTCGAGAAAAGCACCTTCGAAAAAATGAAGGCGTTTGCCGACAAGCAAGAAACCCCATTTGTGGTCATCGACACCGCGATGATCGGCAAGGCCTACGACGACCTGCGTGCAGGCTTCGAATTTGCCAGCATCTACTACGCCGTGAAAGCCAACCCGGCCGTTGAAGTCATTGACCTGCTCAAGGAAAAAGGCTCCAGCTTCGACATCGCCTCGATCTACGAGCTGGACAAAGTGATGGATCGCGGCGTCAGCCCGGATCGCATCAGCTACGGCAACACCATCAAAAAATCCAAGGACATCCGCTACTTCTACGAGAAGGGCGTGCGTCTGTTCTCAACCGACTCCGAAGCGGACCTGCGCAACATCGCCAAGGCCGCGCCGGGCTCGAAAGTCTACGTGCGTATCCTCACTGAAGGCTCGACCACGGCTGACTGGCCGCTGTCACGCAAATTCGGCTGCCAGACCGACATGGCGATGGACCTTTTGATCCTCGCCCGCGAACTGGGCCTGGTGCCCTACGGCATCTCCTTCCACGTCGGTTCGCAGCAGCGTGACATCAGCGTCTGGGACGCCGCGATCGCCAAAGTAAAAGTGATCTTCGAGCGTCTGAAAGAAGAAGACGGCATCGTTCTCAAGCTGATCAACATGGGTGGCGGCTTTCCCGCCAACTACATCACCCGCACCAACAGCCTGGAAACCTACGCCGAGGAAATCATTCGCTACCTGAAAGAAGACTTCGGTGACGACCTGCCGGAAATCATTCTGGAGCCGGGCCGTTCGTTGATCTCCAACGCCGGTATTCTGGTCAGCGAAGTGGTGCTGGTGTCGCGCAAATCCCGTACTGCCGTCGAGCGTTGGGTTTACACGGACGTGGGCAAGTTCTCCGGCCTGATCGAAACCATGGACGAAGCCATCAAGTTCCCGATCTGGACCGAGAAGAAAGGCGAAATGGAAGAAGTGGTCATTGCAGGCCCGACCTGCGACAGCGCCGACATCATGTACGAGAACTACAAGTACGGCCTGCCACTGAACCTGGCTATCGGTGACCGCCTGTACTGGCTGTCCACCGGTGCGTACACCACCAGCTACAGCGCTGTTGAATTCAACGGCTTCCCGCCGCTGAAATCGTTCTACGTTTAA
- a CDS encoding N-acetylmuramoyl-L-alanine amidase → MTIFDINGREQGLDGDLTTTGAICHASLVQTSLEDGRMALRLGDKTSSCGVCGQVGEIVEGDDSFTWDGIPTAVHDALVLCACPPGTNRLIASRSGRAGASRAAPDAPAAPHPTMPTPNTLSSLYPHTTPAPGKIFARAFAIRDSETGQPLANRTFTATVDGQQKSGTTDSSGMARVEGSSADSVVSLHVMFRSPARELNELAGMTTREVTTTTRVETLIHGDTPKPMVITVNDRAATREAIIRKVRELGHGFVERSEWHAQPPKKALVRDWDYTMIALHHAGRSYSCGEGANQMQEALRTHLEEKKFDDIGYHFGIDCSGIVYEGRDIRFKASGVELYNTAVISIVLLNNLTTTEEGGGPTAWGRSVLDAIGFSTTNEIPLQQADATLNLVNALKSVFNITRLGGHKEFPRQKANGKICPGNIGMTLVNLIRLKTSLNRPPEA, encoded by the coding sequence ATGACAATCTTCGATATCAACGGCCGGGAGCAAGGCCTCGACGGCGACCTAACCACCACCGGCGCCATCTGCCACGCCAGCCTTGTTCAAACTTCGCTGGAAGATGGCCGCATGGCATTGCGGCTCGGCGACAAGACCAGCTCCTGCGGCGTGTGTGGGCAAGTTGGCGAAATTGTCGAAGGGGACGACAGCTTCACGTGGGATGGCATTCCGACCGCCGTGCACGACGCGCTTGTGTTGTGCGCATGTCCGCCGGGCACCAATCGATTGATTGCCTCGCGGTCAGGACGCGCGGGGGCCAGTCGAGCGGCACCGGACGCCCCTGCGGCGCCACACCCCACTATGCCCACGCCGAATACCCTGTCTTCTCTTTATCCACACACCACTCCGGCGCCGGGGAAAATCTTCGCCCGTGCGTTCGCCATCCGCGACAGCGAAACGGGGCAGCCCCTCGCGAACCGCACATTCACGGCGACGGTGGATGGTCAGCAAAAGTCGGGTACCACCGACAGCAGCGGAATGGCGCGCGTTGAGGGTTCTTCAGCAGATTCTGTCGTTTCCCTCCACGTCATGTTCCGCTCGCCCGCGCGCGAGTTGAACGAGCTTGCGGGAATGACGACGCGGGAAGTGACCACTACGACGCGGGTCGAGACGTTGATCCACGGGGATACGCCCAAGCCCATGGTGATCACCGTGAATGATCGGGCCGCGACGCGCGAGGCGATCATTCGGAAGGTGCGTGAGTTGGGGCATGGGTTTGTTGAGCGGTCGGAGTGGCATGCGCAGCCGCCTAAAAAGGCTTTGGTTCGAGACTGGGACTACACAATGATCGCGCTTCATCACGCAGGGAGGAGTTATTCCTGCGGGGAGGGTGCGAACCAAATGCAAGAAGCGCTAAGAACACATCTTGAGGAGAAAAAATTCGATGACATCGGCTATCACTTTGGAATCGACTGCTCGGGCATTGTTTATGAGGGTAGAGATATTCGATTTAAAGCATCAGGTGTTGAGTTATACAACACTGCCGTGATCAGCATTGTATTGCTCAACAACCTGACCACGACCGAAGAAGGAGGAGGCCCCACTGCATGGGGAAGAAGCGTGCTGGACGCCATCGGTTTTAGTACCACCAATGAAATCCCGCTCCAACAGGCTGATGCGACCTTAAATCTCGTCAATGCGTTGAAAAGCGTTTTCAACATCACCCGACTGGGTGGTCATAAAGAATTTCCACGCCAGAAAGCCAATGGGAAAATCTGTCCGGGAAATATTGGGATGACCCTCGTCAATTTAATTAGACTCAAAACTTCCTTGAACAGGCCCCCTGAAGCATGA
- a CDS encoding alpha-xenorhabdolysin family binary toxin subunit A, producing the protein MKSSEPLDDAPIRDEKLDLAERLPGTLISAAAGTSEGAVRAPGLILTTEQLIDLKRYETRGLAVPTALNDVIFYLGYETGAGPHLEARDFQTTFNRIHQHALQWNPLRTDLMNVGSELWVFADQMLVYANGVRHLYNEIKATSSEKLDPKDQAEFLQYIQQVASLVLQRRNVTELLKRRLNAFAQELSAEVMPEVRLKLRSIDTSKLPTDIKALIDVVDRRSADIEDKQREYTALVQKSAGDSIAVPALGLYRSAEADKVRKQISALRQQQEASVILLEQKNRIHGSLHRVRSDWHDLTRVILDADIATQNMVVVWNGLHTYLTHSVQEAGRIDSALSLRRLLNAFNLVAQPWAQIKRDADTLLKVFKEADRDFRKNHGHQ; encoded by the coding sequence ATGAAATCATCCGAACCACTGGATGACGCCCCCATTCGCGATGAGAAACTTGACTTGGCGGAGCGGCTGCCCGGTACGTTGATTTCCGCTGCAGCGGGCACGTCAGAAGGCGCCGTTCGTGCGCCTGGGCTCATTCTTACGACAGAGCAATTGATTGATTTGAAGCGTTATGAAACCCGCGGTCTCGCAGTTCCAACGGCACTCAACGATGTCATTTTTTACCTTGGCTACGAGACCGGCGCGGGCCCGCATCTGGAAGCCCGGGACTTCCAGACGACTTTCAATCGTATTCATCAACATGCGTTGCAATGGAACCCGCTTCGCACCGATCTGATGAATGTCGGCAGCGAACTCTGGGTTTTCGCCGATCAGATGCTGGTTTACGCAAACGGAGTACGACACCTCTATAACGAGATCAAGGCCACGTCGTCCGAAAAGCTTGATCCGAAAGATCAGGCGGAGTTTTTGCAGTACATCCAGCAGGTCGCATCGCTCGTTCTGCAGCGTCGAAATGTAACCGAGTTACTCAAGCGCCGGCTCAATGCCTTCGCTCAAGAATTGTCGGCCGAAGTGATGCCCGAGGTACGGCTCAAGCTACGGAGCATCGACACCAGTAAGTTGCCAACCGACATTAAAGCGCTGATAGACGTCGTCGATAGACGGAGTGCTGACATTGAAGATAAGCAGCGTGAATACACGGCGCTGGTCCAAAAGTCCGCCGGTGACAGTATCGCTGTACCCGCATTGGGGCTTTATCGCAGCGCCGAGGCAGATAAAGTGCGCAAACAGATAAGCGCACTGCGTCAGCAACAGGAGGCCAGCGTTATTCTGCTTGAGCAGAAAAACAGGATTCACGGCTCACTTCATCGCGTTCGCAGTGATTGGCATGACTTGACACGGGTCATTCTGGATGCAGACATCGCTACTCAAAACATGGTTGTTGTGTGGAACGGCCTACATACCTACCTGACTCATTCGGTTCAGGAAGCAGGAAGAATCGACAGCGCGCTGTCCCTGCGTCGCCTCTTGAATGCTTTCAACCTCGTGGCCCAACCCTGGGCTCAAATAAAACGCGACGCGGACACCTTACTCAAGGTGTTCAAAGAAGCAGACCGTGACTTCCGCAAGAATCATGGACATCAATGA
- a CDS encoding ABC transporter permease, with product MSFLSVFSHMDWNQVFHLTLQHITLVGIAVTLAIVVGVPLGVLMTRFPSLAGPLQASATVLLTIPSIALFGLLLPFYSKFGQGLGPLPAITAVFLYSLLPIMRNTYLALTGVDPGIREAAKGIGMTFGQRLRMVELPIAVPVILAGVRTAVVMNIGVMTIAATIGAGGLGVLILASISRSDMSMLIVGAVLVSILAIFADLLLQWLQRSLTPKGLLK from the coding sequence ATGAGCTTCCTCAGCGTTTTCTCCCATATGGACTGGAACCAGGTGTTTCACCTGACCCTGCAGCACATCACCCTCGTCGGCATTGCGGTGACGTTGGCGATTGTCGTCGGCGTGCCCTTGGGCGTGTTGATGACGCGCTTTCCGAGCCTCGCCGGGCCTTTGCAGGCCAGCGCTACCGTGCTGCTGACCATCCCGTCGATTGCCCTGTTTGGCTTGCTGCTGCCGTTTTATTCGAAGTTCGGTCAGGGCCTTGGCCCATTGCCAGCGATCACAGCGGTGTTCCTCTATTCGCTGTTGCCGATCATGCGTAACACCTATCTGGCCCTCACGGGCGTTGATCCAGGTATCCGCGAAGCCGCGAAAGGCATCGGCATGACCTTCGGCCAGCGCTTGCGCATGGTCGAGCTGCCGATTGCCGTGCCGGTGATCCTCGCCGGCGTACGCACCGCCGTGGTGATGAACATCGGCGTCATGACCATCGCCGCGACCATCGGTGCCGGTGGTCTGGGTGTACTTATTCTTGCCTCTATCAGCCGCAGCGATATGTCGATGCTGATTGTCGGCGCCGTACTGGTCAGCATTCTGGCCATCTTTGCCGACCTGCTTCTGCAATGGCTGCAACGCTCGCTGACTCCAAAAGGATTGCTCAAATGA
- a CDS encoding alpha-xenorhabdolysin family binary toxin subunit B has translation MNTIAQFPGSIEYPMLNPQAFRQAKTKANEATIEVKRLFIQTQYLPSLHSRISGQDQALRTADFQLRETVNSLESETNRQVDALRYLQSELRNPPESDHEDIIEDIGKRVQTIIGYVSEKEQVLKSLIPAMAAPIDRTATDKYITQFEADQARLPTEVLEITERQNALDAKRKALTEAMALIEAKGFTQIAKDTALSAQEITKLGMATPEVMAVEAAINVALQVLERAESLINYVGMIEARDRLRKQINDLIERALAKKEELRLVSWKKDLVTESHRFDDHRAQYVAEYEKCVTASRSFLSTHSNVNGADQDGVAQFAADVLSLAKHLKVMA, from the coding sequence ATGAACACTATTGCTCAATTCCCAGGCAGCATCGAATACCCAATGCTGAACCCGCAAGCGTTTCGACAGGCGAAAACCAAGGCGAATGAGGCAACCATTGAAGTTAAAAGGTTGTTCATTCAGACACAGTACCTCCCGTCTTTGCACAGCCGAATCTCTGGCCAGGACCAAGCGCTGCGTACTGCTGATTTCCAGCTGCGTGAGACCGTCAACTCACTGGAAAGCGAAACAAACAGGCAGGTTGATGCGCTTCGATACCTGCAATCCGAGTTACGCAACCCACCTGAGTCCGACCATGAAGACATCATCGAAGACATTGGTAAACGGGTCCAGACCATCATAGGGTACGTAAGCGAAAAAGAGCAGGTACTCAAAAGCTTGATTCCTGCCATGGCCGCCCCGATTGATCGCACGGCCACGGACAAATACATCACTCAGTTCGAAGCGGATCAGGCACGCCTGCCGACAGAAGTACTTGAAATCACAGAACGTCAAAACGCGCTGGACGCAAAACGCAAGGCGCTGACGGAAGCGATGGCGCTGATCGAAGCCAAAGGCTTCACCCAGATCGCCAAAGATACAGCGCTGAGCGCTCAGGAAATCACCAAACTGGGAATGGCCACGCCCGAGGTGATGGCGGTAGAGGCGGCTATTAATGTGGCTTTGCAGGTATTGGAAAGGGCCGAGAGCCTGATCAATTATGTGGGCATGATTGAAGCTCGTGACAGGCTGCGCAAACAGATCAATGACCTGATCGAGCGCGCGCTTGCGAAGAAAGAAGAGCTGCGTCTGGTCTCGTGGAAAAAAGATCTGGTGACCGAATCCCATCGTTTCGACGACCACCGAGCGCAGTACGTTGCCGAATACGAAAAGTGCGTCACGGCTTCCCGCTCCTTCCTGAGTACCCATAGCAACGTCAATGGCGCCGATCAGGACGGGGTCGCTCAATTTGCCGCGGACGTACTGTCGCTGGCGAAACATTTGAAGGTCATGGCCTGA
- a CDS encoding Fe2+-dependent dioxygenase, which translates to MLLHIPGLFSPEEVRRIRQALEETEWADGKITAGHQSAKAKHNLQLPEGHPLAVEIGAAMLERLWQNPLFMSAALPHKVFPPLVNCYTGGGSFDFHIDNAVRQAKGSAERVRTDLSSTLFFSDPEDYDGGELVIQDTFGTRQVKLPAGDLLLYPASSLHKVNAVTRGARYASFFWTQSLVRDDGHRTLLFEMDAAIQRLSRDVPDHASLLQLTGTYHNLLRQWVEV; encoded by the coding sequence ATGCTCCTACATATCCCCGGTCTGTTTTCACCCGAGGAGGTGCGACGCATCCGTCAGGCGCTGGAAGAAACTGAATGGGCTGACGGTAAGATCACCGCCGGGCACCAGTCGGCGAAAGCCAAGCACAACCTGCAATTGCCGGAAGGCCATCCGCTTGCCGTGGAGATTGGCGCAGCGATGCTCGAACGCTTGTGGCAGAACCCGCTGTTCATGTCCGCCGCCCTGCCCCACAAAGTCTTCCCGCCCTTGGTGAATTGCTACACCGGCGGGGGCAGTTTCGACTTTCACATCGACAACGCCGTGCGTCAGGCCAAGGGCAGCGCCGAGCGTGTGCGCACCGATCTGTCATCGACGCTGTTCTTCAGCGATCCAGAGGATTACGACGGTGGCGAACTGGTGATCCAGGACACCTTCGGCACCCGTCAGGTGAAGCTGCCAGCGGGTGACCTGCTGCTGTATCCAGCCAGCAGTCTGCACAAGGTCAACGCCGTGACACGGGGCGCGCGGTATGCCTCGTTCTTCTGGACCCAGAGCCTGGTGCGTGACGATGGCCACCGCACGCTGCTGTTCGAAATGGACGCGGCCATCCAGCGACTCAGCCGCGACGTGCCTGATCACGCCTCGCTGCTTCAACTCACCGGCACCTATCACAATCTGCTACGGCAGTGGGTCGAGGTCTGA